From a region of the Phycisphaerae bacterium genome:
- a CDS encoding DVUA0089 family protein — protein sequence MSQKMNSSNSGVRVAVLALALATALGGSFAAWAKDVPTGFPPGSPFGRPPGPFPPKRLSPDLPWCRYPYRTQAPSQLKTAPQKARVVTLQEIEPNDIGWQAQTVPVSSSIGDEIDATVKGSIEQGDDVDFYRIFVNKGDVVGLAVTTNRDPYDSRPDLGLDPVVAVCDLTEDVLVKNDDDGGITSIYPPSSPLPRIETPYYWFYRWDSALSWIAPETGDYLIRVTSFESSRRGDYELKIVLRRPAHEHQAVGATQIIFLDFDGVEDFNAVEVFGYGWYLTDLSPMRDFLSRWGLTLADEAAVVDAVVAVFQERLDNIRRADLNGDRDVDSVDGHMDVEIRNSRDHADPWGQPNVTRIIIGGSMYELGIPTLGIAQSIDPGNFAPEETAVVLLDYLSDPDPTNLDSINAIPRAPNFSMVDAVGRVVGAIAAHEAVHTLGLWHTDNSNDVACLIDTGGNGIADEGGVGPDGIMGTGDDEMPELVPDEYDPYEGVGTDGLELTDVRVAFALSTGKRLDIEPPPPVTEVPLVSISAMPKIGVAPLTVNFAGGGVDPSGGQFVVFNWDFGDQTAGTGAYVSHTYNAPGTYVVRLSGVTNNAETAQTVTEVIVLSQPNQLPSARIIATPTKGAAPLMVLFQAEAEDPDGEIISYGWDFGDGQGGSGQAIDHVYLAQGVYVVTLSVTDNLGATQRVTKVITVTGPSPSASANEPGDTGAGLPIPLVNTCGAGAASGLVATLAGLMGMALMRRRH from the coding sequence ATGTCGCAGAAGATGAACAGCAGTAACTCGGGGGTACGAGTTGCGGTCCTGGCGTTAGCCCTTGCGACGGCATTGGGCGGATCGTTTGCCGCATGGGCCAAGGATGTGCCGACGGGCTTCCCGCCGGGATCGCCGTTTGGGCGTCCCCCGGGGCCGTTCCCGCCGAAGAGGCTGTCTCCCGATTTGCCTTGGTGCCGGTATCCCTATCGCACGCAGGCACCGTCTCAGCTCAAGACAGCGCCCCAGAAGGCGCGGGTCGTGACCTTGCAGGAAATCGAGCCCAACGACATCGGTTGGCAGGCTCAGACGGTTCCGGTCAGTTCGAGCATCGGCGACGAGATCGATGCGACGGTAAAGGGCAGCATCGAGCAGGGCGATGACGTCGATTTCTACCGCATTTTCGTGAACAAGGGCGACGTTGTGGGGCTGGCGGTGACGACCAACCGCGACCCGTATGATTCTCGGCCGGATCTGGGTCTTGATCCGGTCGTGGCGGTTTGTGATTTGACGGAAGACGTTCTTGTCAAAAACGATGATGACGGCGGGATCACTTCGATCTATCCTCCGTCTTCTCCGCTGCCGCGCATCGAGACGCCCTATTATTGGTTCTACCGATGGGATTCGGCTTTGTCGTGGATCGCGCCTGAGACCGGCGACTACCTGATCCGCGTGACCTCGTTCGAATCAAGCCGCAGAGGTGATTACGAGTTGAAAATCGTGCTTCGGCGGCCGGCCCACGAGCACCAGGCGGTCGGTGCCACGCAGATCATCTTTCTCGATTTCGACGGTGTTGAGGATTTCAACGCCGTCGAGGTTTTCGGGTACGGCTGGTACCTGACGGATCTCTCGCCGATGCGAGACTTCCTATCTCGGTGGGGCCTGACCCTTGCTGATGAGGCGGCTGTGGTTGATGCAGTGGTGGCCGTCTTCCAGGAGCGTCTGGACAACATCCGCCGCGCGGATCTCAACGGCGATCGTGATGTCGACTCCGTAGACGGGCACATGGATGTCGAGATCCGGAACAGTCGCGATCACGCTGACCCCTGGGGCCAGCCGAATGTGACGCGGATCATTATCGGCGGTTCGATGTACGAACTGGGTATTCCGACGCTCGGCATCGCTCAGTCGATCGATCCGGGCAACTTCGCTCCCGAGGAGACGGCGGTGGTGTTGCTCGACTACCTCAGCGATCCGGACCCGACAAACCTGGATTCGATCAATGCCATTCCGCGGGCACCCAACTTCAGCATGGTCGATGCCGTCGGTCGCGTTGTGGGCGCCATTGCCGCGCATGAAGCCGTTCATACGCTCGGTTTGTGGCACACCGACAACTCGAATGATGTGGCGTGCCTGATCGATACCGGCGGCAACGGAATCGCAGACGAGGGGGGCGTTGGTCCGGACGGAATCATGGGGACGGGGGACGACGAGATGCCGGAACTCGTGCCCGATGAATATGACCCGTACGAAGGAGTCGGGACGGACGGTCTTGAGTTGACTGATGTTCGCGTCGCCTTTGCGCTGTCAACCGGCAAGCGTCTGGATATCGAGCCTCCGCCGCCGGTGACCGAGGTTCCCCTGGTGTCGATCTCGGCGATGCCGAAGATCGGGGTGGCACCGCTGACGGTGAATTTCGCCGGAGGCGGCGTTGATCCCTCGGGCGGCCAGTTCGTGGTGTTCAACTGGGACTTTGGGGACCAGACGGCCGGAACCGGCGCGTATGTGAGTCACACCTACAACGCGCCCGGAACCTACGTCGTGAGGCTGTCGGGTGTCACGAACAACGCCGAGACTGCTCAGACGGTGACCGAGGTGATCGTTCTGTCTCAACCCAATCAGTTGCCGTCGGCTCGCATCATCGCCACACCTACCAAGGGGGCCGCCCCATTGATGGTTTTGTTCCAGGCGGAGGCGGAAGATCCCGACGGCGAGATCATCAGTTACGGCTGGGACTTTGGCGACGGCCAGGGCGGGAGTGGGCAGGCGATCGATCATGTCTACCTGGCACAGGGTGTTTACGTGGTGACTCTGTCGGTGACCGACAATCTGGGCGCGACGCAGCGAGTGACCAAGGTCATCACGGTCACCGGACCGTCGCCAAGCGCCAGCGCCAACGAGCCCGGTGATACCGGTGCCGGCCTGCCGATTCCGTTGGTCAATACTTGCGGTGCCGGCGCTGCTTCGGGCCTGGTTGCCACACTGGCCGGTCTGATGGGTATGGCCTTGATGCGGCGACGACACTGA
- the xseA gene encoding exodeoxyribonuclease VII large subunit gives MESPRPAFDPDRMAVAKARPAVPSEMTVSQLNALIKLLIADSLPGTIHLVGEISNLKRADSGHFYLTLKDKNSEIRAVVWRSAASAIKFKPTDGMEVIATGHVEVYEPRGQYQFIIRKLEPRGTGALDLAFRQLHARLAKEGLFDKERKKPLPRFPQRIAVVTSPTGAAIRDILRTLQRRFPCVWVFVYPVRVQGEGAAEEIATAIRRLNEQSAALGNIDVIIVGRGGGSLEDLWAFNEEIVARAVVAGRIPIISGVGHEVDVTICDLAADLRAPTPTAAAVAAVPSAAEILNSLTDVARRLGRAMNHQVAMAQSRLAGLERLEWFRDPLAILHRREQSLDEIASRLRLLLSRRTADAHRRLNRFEAILAAIQPKAFLQQEHARVVQIAYRLNWALQQQVRRSERRLELAREAFLAASPAVRIPRHRQDLKALQHALEQTLRHRIENTRDRLDSLEARLQATSYRGTLARGFTITRRMPDRRIITAAHQVSAGQDVATETAQGEFISRVNPLPREA, from the coding sequence ATGGAATCGCCGCGTCCTGCCTTTGATCCCGATCGAATGGCCGTCGCCAAGGCCAGGCCGGCGGTGCCGAGCGAAATGACCGTCTCGCAGTTGAATGCCCTGATCAAGCTGCTGATCGCTGACTCCCTGCCGGGAACCATCCACCTGGTCGGCGAGATCAGCAACCTCAAACGGGCCGACAGCGGGCATTTCTACTTGACGCTAAAGGACAAAAACAGCGAGATTCGGGCCGTGGTGTGGCGATCGGCGGCCTCGGCGATCAAGTTCAAGCCGACCGACGGCATGGAAGTCATCGCCACCGGCCACGTGGAGGTCTACGAGCCACGCGGGCAGTACCAGTTCATCATCCGCAAGCTTGAGCCCCGTGGAACGGGGGCCCTCGATCTGGCGTTTCGTCAATTGCACGCCCGACTCGCCAAGGAGGGACTGTTCGATAAGGAACGTAAGAAACCGCTGCCCCGCTTCCCCCAGCGAATCGCCGTGGTAACCAGCCCGACCGGGGCGGCCATCCGAGACATCCTCAGGACGCTGCAACGGCGTTTCCCCTGCGTCTGGGTCTTCGTTTATCCGGTACGAGTACAGGGCGAGGGCGCGGCCGAGGAAATCGCAACGGCAATCCGCCGGCTCAACGAGCAGTCGGCAGCCCTCGGAAACATTGATGTGATAATCGTCGGACGCGGGGGCGGCTCACTGGAAGACCTGTGGGCCTTCAACGAGGAAATCGTGGCCCGAGCAGTGGTCGCCGGCCGGATCCCCATCATCAGCGGGGTCGGCCATGAGGTGGACGTCACCATCTGCGATCTGGCGGCCGACTTGCGAGCCCCAACCCCCACTGCCGCGGCCGTGGCGGCCGTGCCGTCCGCCGCCGAGATCCTCAACAGCCTGACCGACGTGGCCCGACGGCTTGGCCGGGCAATGAATCATCAGGTGGCAATGGCTCAATCACGCCTCGCCGGCCTTGAACGGCTGGAGTGGTTCCGCGATCCGCTGGCTATCCTTCATCGCCGTGAACAAAGCCTGGACGAGATCGCCTCGCGGCTGCGACTGCTGCTGTCCCGGCGAACCGCCGACGCACATCGTCGACTCAACCGTTTCGAGGCGATACTGGCTGCGATCCAACCCAAGGCTTTCCTGCAACAGGAACACGCTCGTGTGGTTCAGATCGCTTACAGGCTCAACTGGGCCTTGCAGCAACAGGTCCGACGATCGGAACGACGCCTCGAGCTCGCTCGTGAGGCATTCTTGGCCGCCTCGCCGGCCGTCCGGATTCCACGGCACCGGCAGGACCTCAAGGCGCTCCAGCACGCCCTTGAGCAAACCTTACGCCATCGCATTGAGAATACCCGCGATCGGCTTGATTCACTCGAAGCCCGGCTGCAGGCCACCAGCTACCGCGGTACGCTGGCCCGCGGCTTCACCATCACGCGGCGAATGCCGGATCGGCGGATCATCACGGCCGCCCATCAAGTGTCCGCCGGCCAGGACGTCGCCACCGAAACCGCCCAGGGCGAATTCATCAGTCGGGTCAACCCACTCCCCCGCGAGGCGTGA
- a CDS encoding TIGR00282 family metallophosphoesterase, protein MQVNLLCIGDTVGRPGRFILSQKLPKLVEQYDLHCIICNAENAAGGSGLTHQLYEKFRRYGIHLITLGDHAFRRQEIIPVLERAQDIARPANFAQAAPGKGWAVYETPLGPKVAVVTVLGRLYMKPPTDCPFQAIEKTLSQIPQDVKIIAVDVHAEATSEKVAIGWHFDGRVSVVFGTHTHIPTADERILPNGTAYITDVGMTGPYDSVLGRRKDRVLKALLTGLHAPFDVAADDIRLCGLLVSVDSATGRATHVERIRVNSDASVSESGAAGED, encoded by the coding sequence ATGCAAGTCAACCTGTTGTGCATCGGCGATACCGTCGGTCGCCCCGGACGATTCATCCTGTCCCAAAAGCTGCCCAAGCTGGTCGAGCAGTACGACCTGCACTGCATCATCTGCAACGCGGAAAACGCGGCCGGCGGTTCCGGTTTGACCCACCAGCTTTACGAAAAGTTCCGTCGCTATGGGATCCACCTCATCACGCTCGGCGATCATGCGTTCCGGCGGCAGGAGATCATCCCCGTTCTGGAACGGGCTCAGGACATCGCAAGGCCGGCCAACTTCGCCCAAGCCGCCCCTGGCAAGGGATGGGCCGTCTATGAGACGCCGCTCGGACCGAAAGTCGCGGTCGTGACCGTCCTCGGCCGGCTGTACATGAAGCCCCCCACCGACTGCCCGTTTCAGGCCATCGAGAAAACCCTCAGCCAGATCCCGCAAGACGTGAAAATCATCGCCGTAGACGTTCACGCCGAGGCGACAAGCGAAAAAGTCGCTATAGGCTGGCACTTCGACGGTCGGGTCAGCGTGGTCTTCGGCACGCATACGCACATTCCCACGGCGGACGAACGCATCCTGCCCAACGGCACGGCGTACATCACCGACGTCGGCATGACCGGCCCTTACGACTCCGTACTCGGTCGGAGAAAAGACCGCGTGCTCAAGGCTCTGCTCACCGGGCTGCACGCCCCCTTCGATGTGGCCGCCGACGACATCCGACTTTGTGGCTTGCTGGTCAGCGTGGATTCGGCGACCGGACGGGCCACGCACGTCGAACGCATCCGCGTGAACAGCGACGCGTCTGTCTCCGAATCCGGCGCTGCCGGCGAGGACTGA
- a CDS encoding biotin--[acetyl-CoA-carboxylase] ligase produces MITVAETLSTNTLALDSIRTMGGPDGREADGLVVMADYQTAGRGRFGRRWLSPRGASILCSVVIVPADQELTAANTGPSPGGHVELQALENSGRPTPTAQFSGHLTLVSAIAACEAIRQSTEITPTIKWPNDLRVSGRKLGGILIESRPVAQMHRAWVIGIGINCLQHAGHFPPELRTFATSLEIEASHPIERIEVAKALLQHLDHRLADVTLRASPPASFQAIRSAWEQYAEPVGQRVRLRARGREWSGTTIAVDPFGGLILQTDDGKQEWFDPLQTTLL; encoded by the coding sequence ATGATCACCGTGGCCGAAACACTCAGCACCAATACTTTGGCACTGGACTCCATCCGCACAATGGGCGGACCTGACGGCCGGGAAGCCGACGGGCTGGTCGTCATGGCAGATTATCAGACTGCCGGACGCGGCCGCTTCGGCAGGCGTTGGCTCTCACCTCGGGGGGCAAGTATTCTCTGCAGCGTGGTCATCGTGCCAGCCGATCAGGAATTGACCGCAGCGAACACCGGGCCGTCCCCGGGCGGGCATGTTGAGCTGCAAGCCTTGGAGAATTCCGGCAGGCCGACACCGACCGCCCAGTTTTCCGGGCATCTGACGCTGGTCTCGGCCATCGCGGCCTGTGAAGCCATTCGCCAGTCCACCGAAATCACGCCGACCATCAAGTGGCCCAACGACCTTCGGGTCTCAGGACGAAAACTGGGCGGCATCTTGATCGAGTCCCGCCCTGTCGCCCAGATGCATCGAGCCTGGGTCATTGGGATCGGCATCAACTGCCTGCAACACGCCGGTCATTTCCCCCCCGAATTGCGGACCTTCGCCACCTCGCTGGAGATCGAGGCGTCGCATCCCATCGAAAGGATCGAGGTGGCCAAGGCACTCTTGCAGCACCTGGACCACAGGCTGGCCGACGTCACCTTGCGGGCGAGCCCCCCCGCTTCGTTCCAGGCCATCCGCTCAGCCTGGGAACAATATGCCGAACCTGTCGGCCAGAGGGTCCGGCTGCGCGCCCGCGGACGCGAGTGGAGCGGCACAACGATAGCCGTTGATCCCTTCGGCGGGCTCATCCTGCAAACCGACGACGGCAAACAAGAATGGTTTGACCCCTTGCAGACGACTCTCCTCTAG
- a CDS encoding amidohydrolase family protein produces the protein MRLNKGLDQSVDVCRLPTSRYTGPIIDAHCHGGRSRATRRMIRAGELFGIRKWVLICRVDEIAALRRRHGDRVAFNAWSEHELVGRDQPFTDANLRIVERAVRAGAVSIKFWYKPEFNERSGVWFDDPRLDPVFDAIQQSGLSVLVHIADPDIWWRHRYSDPLRFESKRLTYRQLTNTLERFPSLRVLLAHMGGWPENLSFLAELLDRHPNLYLDTSGTKWIARELSRRPAESRDFFVRYADRLLFGSDLVAFKHATFEHHCSRYWAHRFLYERSDTVRSPIEDEDAGGRVFLAGMNLPDAVLDRLYYANAASFFRLGG, from the coding sequence GTGCGACTGAACAAAGGGTTGGACCAGTCAGTGGACGTTTGTCGCCTGCCGACATCGCGTTACACGGGTCCGATCATTGACGCCCATTGCCATGGTGGCCGGTCCCGCGCCACTCGGCGGATGATTCGAGCCGGTGAGTTGTTCGGAATACGCAAGTGGGTGTTGATCTGCAGGGTCGATGAGATTGCGGCGCTTCGGCGGAGGCACGGTGACCGTGTGGCGTTCAACGCATGGTCTGAGCACGAGCTTGTCGGTCGGGATCAGCCATTCACGGACGCGAATCTGCGAATTGTTGAGCGGGCGGTGAGGGCGGGGGCGGTCTCGATCAAGTTCTGGTACAAGCCTGAGTTCAATGAGCGGTCGGGCGTGTGGTTCGACGACCCGCGGCTGGACCCGGTGTTTGATGCCATCCAGCAGTCGGGCCTGTCCGTTCTCGTACATATTGCGGATCCGGATATCTGGTGGCGGCACCGCTACAGCGACCCGTTGAGGTTCGAGTCGAAGCGACTGACCTATCGGCAGCTAACCAACACCCTGGAGCGATTTCCCTCGCTGCGGGTCTTGCTGGCCCACATGGGGGGCTGGCCCGAAAACCTGTCGTTTCTGGCTGAGCTGTTGGACCGACATCCCAACCTTTACCTGGACACGTCGGGGACGAAATGGATCGCTCGCGAGCTGTCTCGACGGCCGGCGGAGTCTCGCGATTTCTTCGTCCGATATGCGGACAGGCTGCTGTTCGGAAGCGATCTTGTCGCATTCAAGCATGCCACGTTTGAGCATCATTGTTCGCGATACTGGGCGCATCGGTTTCTGTACGAGCGATCGGACACGGTTCGTTCGCCGATCGAGGACGAGGATGCCGGCGGGAGGGTGTTTCTGGCGGGCATGAATCTGCCCGACGCAGTTCTGGACCGTCTGTATTACGCGAATGCAGCGAGTTTCTTTCGGCTTGGCGGGTAG